The following proteins are co-located in the Doryrhamphus excisus isolate RoL2022-K1 chromosome 3, RoL_Dexc_1.0, whole genome shotgun sequence genome:
- the LOC131126545 gene encoding uncharacterized protein LOC131126545 isoform X2 has translation MKRLFFPGRISVVFRKGPLGFLLQDPTEEARQIKDNPSRRDKSPVAQQEVVRQNALAVVRQRGGDASDQTEVLGEYILQFGKYKGMSFRWLLENDMGYTVYLIQSHQREEAAGVLVVDGHSKDSLLSFLRYALSFKEINTLLEYESLKTSVPAPAAEDDQLVGFGARASNTWREIWESRDDGYAAFILRRKCATGTKMHKLQQYLQKQQQQPSTSFTIASTCSTTTFAESTAKDEDEELEKAMLSISPAILSGSAPPTLELLRFSVQVTEYELIQPTRGHRTCSDWPRCTRRCTSCAASKDSSAFPTGVDVSATRENKDQRRDPTACPRNCMCSWEPVASTLSASEPQSAQRPHNQPPVPPTAVPPTPPPQQFLSFDQEVNKWNCTHQQKIWMKLELESMGLWPGSRPVNNLLPVALTSPA, from the exons ATGAAGAGATTGTTTTTCCCCGGGCGAATCAGTGTGGTCTTCCGCAAGGGCCCACTGGGATTCCTGCTGCAGGATCCCACCGAGGAGGCCAGGCAAATTAAGGACAACCCGTCAAGGAGGGACAAGTCTCCTGTTGCACAGCAGGAGGTTGTAAGGCAAAACGCCCTTGCAGTGGTCCGTCAGAGAGGGGGAGATGCTTCAGACCAAACTGAAGTACTGGGCGAGTACATCCTGCAGTTTGGGAAGTACAAGGGGATGTCCTTCCGCTGGCTCCTGGAGAATGACATGGGATACACTGTGTATCTCATCCAAAGCCACCAGAGAGAGGAGGCTGCAGGAGTGCTGGTGGTTGACGGGCATAGCAAGGACAGCCTTCTGTCATTCCTTCGATATGCCCTCAGCTTCAAGGAAATTAATACTCTTCTTGAGTATGAGTCCCTAAAAACATCTGTGCCCGCCCCAGCAGCAGAGGATGACCAGCTGGTTGGATTTGGTGCACGCGCCAGTAACACCTGGAGGGAGATTTGGGAGAGCAGGGATGATGGTTATGCAGCCTTCATCTTAAGAAGAAAGTGCGCGACGGGtacaaaaatgcacaaactGCAACAGTACCTGCagaagcagcaacagcagccctCCACCTCTTTTACCATCGCCTCCACCTGTTCCACCACAACCTTTGCTGAGAGCACGG CTAAGGACGAAGACGAAGAGCTGGAGAAAGCCATGCTCAGCATCTCTCCAGCTATACTCA GTGGATCTGCTCCACCAACATTAGAGCTGCTACGGTTTTCAG TCCAAGTGACTGAATATGAATTGATACAGCCTACGAGAGG ACACAGAACATGCTCCGACTGGCCCAGATGCACCAGACGATG CACCAGCTGTGCTGCCTCCAAAGATTCCAGTGCCTTTCCCACGGGAGTTGATGTTTCTGCTACCAGAGAAAACAAAGACCAAAGACGAGACCCCACAGCCTGCCCCAG AAACTGCATGTGCTCCTGGGAGCCCGTAGCCTCCACTCTATCTGCATCAGAGCCACAGTCTGCACAGCGACCCCACA ACCAACCACCAGTCCCACCTACGGCAGTCCCACCTACGCCTCCACCTCAACAATTTCTGTCATTTGACCAGGAGGTCAATAAGTGGAACTGCACACACCAGCAGAAAATATGGATGAAGTTGGAACTGGAGTCCATGGGTCTGTGGCCAGGCTCCCGCCCTGTCAACAACCTTCTCCCTGTGGCGCTTACCTCCCCAGCCTGA